The Spirochaetota bacterium DNA window CATCAGGGAGAAGCTTTCCCCCTACGAGCTGCCGGTGCTCATGCTCACGGCCCGCAACAAGCCCGATGATGTCGTCGCCGGTCTCGAGGCGGGCGCCAACGACTATCTCACCAAGCCGGTCAACCGCCAGGAGCTCCTGGCCCGGGTGAGCAGCCTCATATCCCTGCAGAATTCCGTGAAGCTGAACAACGAGCTGTCCATCATAAAGCGCGACATACAGATCGCCCATGAGATCCAGAAATCGATACTCTCCCAGGACTTCCCGGTCATCGACGGCGTGGACATAGCCCTCAAGTACGAGCCGATGACCAAGCTGGGCGGGGACTTTTACGATATCCAGATGGTGGGGCCGGGACTCCTCGGGATCCTCCTGGCCGACGTGTCGGGCCACGGCATACCGGCGGCCTTCATATGCTCGATGCTCAAGGTGGCCTACTCGTTCCACCGGCAGGACGCCGGCAACCCGTCGGTCCTCATGAGCCACATCAGCGCCACCATGCTCAATTACACCGGGGGCCAGTTCATCACGGCGTGCTACGCCTGCATCGACCTGGCGGAGAGGAAGTTGCGCCAGTCCAACGCCGGCCACTGGCCGCTTCTCATCTGGAGGAAAAAGGAGCAGCGTCTCCTGGTGGATTTGGAAAACAGCATGCCCATCGGCTGGTACGCCGAGAAGGAGTATCCGATCATGGAGGCGGATATTCTTCCCGGCGACAGGGTTATACTGTACACCGACGGCATCCTGGAGGCGCGCCATGCCGGGGGCAAGCTTTACGGCGAGGCGCGCTTCCATGAGTTCATCAGGACTCACCAGGACAGCAGCGCGTCGGAATTCGTCGACGCCATCTTCAAGGAGATTCTCGATTGGATCGGCGGCGACTCTGATGCGACACTGGGCGATGACATTACCGTAATCGCGGTGGATTTTCTTTCATAACGGGAGCGGGGTACCGATGATTTCCAATATAATCCATATCGTCAACCAGCAGGCCGGCGACGTTCATTATGATAATTTCATCGTGCGTGTCATGGCGGCCGACATGCTCGACATGGACAATGCCGGCGACATGCGGGTCTTTCTCCTCACCCTGGTCAAGGGGGGCGTGAAAAAGATCGTCATCGACATGACGGGCCTCGATTTCATCGACAGCTCCGGCATAGGCGTTCTCATAGACGCCGCCAAGCACCTGCGCCAGCGCGGCGGCGATATCGTCATACTTTCCATGCCGGAGCGGGTGCATATCATCGTGCAGCCGGTGAGGCTGAACAGGTTCATCAAGTTTTTTGAAAGAGAGGACGAGGTCATATATTTTTTCAGGCATGTGTGATGGCCGTTCCTTCACGCGTACCGGGGGCCGCCCGCGAGGGTGTCTCCGCGCGGCGGGAATGGAGCTCATTATGAATGGGGGCGGACGATGAACATACAATTTGACATCATTAAAATTTCCCCGGTGACGCTGGACAAGATCGATTACACGACCACGGTATTCAAGCTGACCCTTCCCCAGAAGGTCGATATCGACAATTCGAACGATCTCTGGATATACCTGAAGACCCTTGTCGCGGGCGGGGCGCAGAAGATATACATCGACCTGAGAAATGTCGGCTATATCGACAGCTCGGGAATCGGCGTCTTTATCAATACCGCCAAGCTGATCCGGAAGCATAAGGGCGACATCGTGATGTCCAATGTCTCTGATGAAATCAAGAGCATATTCAAGGTGATCAAGCTTGAGGATTTTATCAGGGTATGCAATACCGATGTTGATGCGATGAAATCGTTCCGGTTTGTCCAGTGAAGGAGGGGGATGGGCGAAGGCGACATCATGCGGAATGAAAAGGAGTGACTGTGAGCGATAGGGACAAGACAAAAGAAGAGCTGATCGAGGACCTGCAGCGGCTCAGGGCCATGATCGCCGGAAGCCGGAAGCCGGGGCCGCACCCGGAAGGGATCGGCATGATCGGTTACGGCGACGAGGAGGAATGGCAGGTCATGATGGATATGCTCGGCGATTTTCTTTTTGTCGTCGACATCAGGGGAAGCATCATCAAAACCAACCCCGTGACGATACGGAGGCTCGGCTACTCCATGGAGGAGCTCCTGTCGATGAATGTCTTTGACCTGTATCCCCCGGACCGGAAAGCCGAGGCCGAGGAAAGCTACTCCCAGATAATCATGGGTGAACGATACCTCTGCGACATCCCCTTCCGCTCAAAGGCAGGGGCGAACATTTCCGTTGAAACGAAGGTAATGCCGGGGAAGCTGTGCGGCACCGACGTGATATTCAGCGTGTCCCGCGACGTGTCCGCCGGGAAAGCGGTGGAGTACGAGCTCCGGTCGGCCTTCGAAAAAATGAAGTCGATACTCAGCTCCGTCGGGGCCTATATCTGGAGCGGCATCATCGACGGCGGCGGCAATTTCTCATACATTTACCAGTCCCCGGTGCTGGCCGATATCACCGGCAAGCCCGTGGCGTATTTTCAGCAGGGTTTTGACGCGTGGTTCGATATAATCTGCGATAACGAACGGGAGCGGGTGAGCTCACAGTACCGGGAGCTCGTGGCCGGCCGGGTTGACCGGGGCGACGATACCTACAAGATATACCACGCGGACGGCACTATCCGGTGGGTCCGCGACATCGTGCTGGCGCGGCCCTTCGGGGACAGGCAGATTCGGCTGGACGGCGTCATCACGGACGTGACGGAGCGCCGACTGGCGATCGATGCCCTGGTGAAGTCCGAGGGGAGGCTGATGGGGATCCTCTCATCCATGACGGAGCTGGTATTCGCCTTCGACGCGGACATGCGGTTCATTTTTTACCATACCCCCGATGTGAAAAAGCTCTACCGCCAGCCCGTGGAGTTCATCGGAAAGCGTCCTGCCGACGTGATGCCGCCGGAGCAGGACGCGCAGTTCCGCGCGGCCTTTGAGACGGCCAGGACGAACGGCGAGGCGGAATTTGAATACTGGCTCGCCATGGATGGCGAGGATCGCTGCTTTTCCGCGAAGCTTTCCCCCATCGTCAAGGACGGCCAGTTCGACGGCGTTGTGGCGGTGGTGCGGGACATCACGGACGACAAGAAGCTCCAGGACGCCCTGTTCCGGTCGGAGCGGCGGTACCGGGAGCTCTTCAACAATATCCATGACGGCTCCACCTGGGTCGACATGGAGGGAAGGCTCATCGATTTCAACCAGCCCTTCGAGGATCTTCTGGGATATGAACGGGAAGAGCTCTACCTGCTGACGGTGTGGGATATCACCCCTCCAAAATGGCACGATCTTGAGAAGGGCGCCATTGACACACAATTGAGGGAACGCAGCTATTCCGACCCGTACCGCAAGGAATATATCAGAAAGGACGGAGCGATAGTTCCCGTGCTGGTCCGGAAGTATCTTTTACGGGACGAAGATGGGAACCCCGAGGGAATGTGGGTGATTGTCCACCGGGTCGTTGAATGAGTGGGATCCCATGGATTCGTCAGGACGCGGGATAGCAGTCGTAAATTGGGGGGCATGGAGCCATCCCGCTCGTCCGCCTCGTATAACATCCATGTTGACTCGGCGGAATCGGCGACGTCCATGTCGCCTACTCGCTGGGATGGCTCCATGCCCCCCCCCCCTAAAATTATACTGCTTCCGGACACGAGCGATGAATTTTACATTTTTCTGGTTGACAATACCGCTCTGTTTAATATGTAGGTCATCTGTACACCAGCAGCAAGCCCAGGTGGTGGAATTTGGTAGACACGCATGGTTGAGGGCCATGTGGGAGTGATCCTGTGCGGGTTCAAGTCCCGCCCTGGGCAAAACATAAGAGCCCCGTATAGGGGCTCTTTAGATTTATAGTTGCTGACGGAAATCTTCCAGCGGCGCTCAAGCGCCGCGCCATCAATACTATCGCAAGGGGAACTGCCGTGGCTACCGAACAAACTTTAGTCCTTATCAAGCCTGACGGGCTGATCAAATCGCTCACCGGAAATATCCTTTCCAGGCTTTCCGAAACAAAGCTTATCATCATTGGCTCCAAGGTCGTGCAGGTGACGGAGGCGCTGGCGAAGGAGCACTACAAGCACCTGAGCGACAAGCCTTTTTTCCATGAGCTGGTGGAATACATCATGGGGGACGTCCACAACACCCATCGGGTCATGGCGCTGGTCTACCAGGGCGACGGCGCCATATCCAAGGTCCGCGAGATCGTCGGGGACACCAACCCTGAAAAGGCGAATCCGGTTTCCATACGCGGGGCCTACGGGCGGATTACCACGACGGGCGTTTTCGAGAACGTGGTTCACGCCTCGTCGAGCACCGAGGACGCGGAGCACGAGATCAAGCTCTGGTTCAAGCCGTCGGAGATCGTCGGGTCCATCTATCCGGTCAAGGACGTGGTGCTGGAAAAGGTCGCCGATAAAGTCTGGGCCTGAGCGGCCCTCAAAAAGCCAGGAGAGAACATCATGAGAATCATACTGCTGGGCGCCCCGGGCGCCGGCAAGGGCACCATATCGGAACTGCTGACGGCGCGTTACGGAATCAGGCAGATATCGACCGGCGACATGCTCCGCAGCGCCGTGAAAGCCGGCTCGGAGCTGGGAACAACCGCCGAGGGTTACATGAAGCGCGGCGAGCTCGTGCCGGATTCCCTCATCCTGGACATCATGGAAAAGAGGCTCCAGGAGGATGACTGCCGGGCGGGGTTTATCCTCGACGGGTTTCCCCGCACCATCGGGCAGGCCGATTCCCTGAAGAAGATGCTCGAGCGCCTCGGCATGAAGATGGACGCCATCGTCAATCTCGAGGTGCCGGAGGATGTTATAGTCCGGAGGCTCACCTCGCGCCGGACCTGCTCAAACCGCGACTGCCAGGCTATATACAACATCCACACCAAGCCTTCAAAGAAGGAAGGGATCTGCGACAAGTGCGGCAGTCCCACGGTACAGCGGGACGACGAGACCGAGGAGGCGATCAAGCAGCGCCTCGCGACGTACGGGGAAAAGACCGCTCCCCTCATCGAGTATTACCGCCATGATCCTGCCTTCATTTCGGCCCCGTCGATCACGCCGGAGCCGGCGATGGAGGCCATCAGGGCGCGCCTGGGCCGTTGAAAGGTCCGGTGGGGAGCCGCGAAAAAATACTTTACAAATAGGCACCCCTGTTAAGCATACTACGTTATTGATGGGGCCGTCGAACGCGAGAAGCGGGACCGGCCATGTTCAATTAAAAACTGGAGAGATGCCCGAGCTGGCCGAAGGGGACGGTCTCGAAAATCGTTGTGGGCTTTGCTCACCGAGGGTTCGAATCCCTCTCTCTCCGCTGTTATAAGTCGAAAGCGCGCAGTCCCTTGCGCGCCAACCTGGAGAGGTGTCCGAGAGGCCGAAGGAGCACGGTTGGAAACCGTGTGTGGCGTAAGCCACCGGGGGTTCGAATCCCCCCTTCTCCGAAGAATCTAATCCTTGAGTTTGACCTCATCCCCGGCAGGGGACCGGGGGCATAGTATCTATTAAGGATAAAGGATCGCCAAAAACCCATGTCCTACCAGGTAACCGCCAGAAAGTGGCGGCCTCAGAGCTTCGACGAGGTCGTCTTCCAGGACCATGTTTCCAAGACACTGAAAAACAGCATCGAGAAGGGGCGCGTCTCCCACGCGTACCTGTTTTCCGGTCCCCGCGGCGTGGGCAAGACCACCATGGCGAGGATCCTGGCCAAGGCCCTCAACTGCGAGACAGGGCCTACGCCGAACCCCTGCGACAAGTGCGACAACTGCCGCGAGATACGGAAGAGCACGTCCTTTGACGTCATCGAGATCGACGGCGCCTCAAACAACAGCGTCGACGACATCCGGGAGCTCCGCGAAAACGTGAACTTCGCACCGGTGAAATCCACGTACAAGGTCTACATCATCGACGAGGTGCACATGCTGAGCACCGCGGCGTTCAACGCCCTCCTGAAGACCCTCGAGGAGCCGCCGCCCCACGTCGTCTTCGTTTTCGCCACCACGGAGATACACAAGATACCGGACACCATCCTGTCCCGGTGCCAGAAATACTTTTTCAAGAAGATACCGGTGGATCCCATCGTCGCGCACCTCAGCACCATCGTGCAGCGCGAGGGATACCGCATATCCGAAACGGCCCTCTACCCGATCGCGCGGGCGGCGGAGGGCTCGATGCGAGACGCCCAGTCGCTCCTGGACCAGGTCATATCCTTCTCCGACCTGCGCAGGGGCGGCGACGCCGAGATCGGCGAGGAGGACGCCCTCTCCATACTGGGCATCGTCCCGATGGAGAGCTACGCCGCGCTCCTCGGGGCCGTGGGCGATACCGACGCCGCCGCGGTCATGGCAGAGGTGCACCGCGTCGCGCTCCTGGGCGTGGATATTCCGCGCTACGTGGGGGGCCTCGTGGACATGCTCCGCACCATTCGGCTCATGAGGAACGGCGTGTCCCTCCACGAACTCCTCGGCCTCTCCGAGGAGGAGATCGCCATGGCCCGGGCCCTGTCGGCGCGCTTTTACGACGAGGAGCTCTCGATGATGTTCCGCATCGCCGCCGATCTGCAGGGCGAGCTCAAGTTTTCGAACAACGAGCGCATCAACCTGGAGATGTCCCTCCTTGACATGGTGGCGGTGAAAAAGGCGCCGTCCCTCTCTTCGATCATAAGCAAGCTCGAGGGGACCGCACAGCAGGCGGCCGCGCAGCCTGCGCGGGTCGAGCCGGCCCCGGCTCAGAAGAAGGCGCGCGCGGCGGAAACGCCCCAGGCCCAGCGAAAGAGCGGCGACGCGCCGACACCGGCGCCGGCGGCGCAGCCGGGCCCCGCGCCGTCACCCGGTTCCGTATTCAGGCACTGGGAAAGCTTCCTCGACGGGATCAAGGACAGCAAGCAGTACCTTCACTGCGTCCTGGCGCCGTCCTCGGTGTCGGTGGAGGGAGATACCCTGTACATATCCTTTCCGGGCGGGGCGGACAATACCTATTATTCGCGCATCCTTGAGCAGAAGAACCTTGATTTGATAAAAAAAGAAATGTCCGGCCTCTACGGCAGGCCCCTCAAGGTCGTGGTGGGGTCCGGCAGCGGCGCCGGGCGGGGCGAGGCAACGGCCCCGAAAAAGAGCGGGTCGCCCCAATCCGGCGCCAGGAGAGGAGGCGCCGTCGCGGAAGAATCCGCGCCGATCCCGCCGCCGGAAGCGGAGATGGTGAAGAATCCCGGCGCGCAGGAGTTCGTTCCGGAAGACAAGACCGTCGAGAAGATAAAAAACGCCTTTCACGGGCAGATAATAGATAAAGGAGACAAGTGATGCTGAAAGGACTTGGCGATATCGGAAACCTGATGAAGCTCCAGAAGGAGTTCAAGACCATACAGAAAAAGATCATGGGCGCCACCCGGGAGGGCCAGGGCGCCAACGGCAAGGTGAAGGCCGTGGTGAACGGCGAGTACAAGCTTCTCACCCTTTCCATCGATCCGGAGTATATGAAAAGCGCGTCGCCGCGGGAGCTGGAGAAAGCGCTCCTCGCCGCGGTCAACGACGCGGTGGACGAAGTCAAGGGCTATTCCGCGGCTGAAATGGAGAAGCTCACCGGCGGGCTCAATATTCCCGGGCTCGGGGGGCTGGGGAGCCTGTTCAAGTAAAAATGACCTCACCCCCCGCCCGGGAGGGGATGCGCTAAATTTAACCCCTCACCCCCTCGATCCCCCTCTCCCATTGAGAATTGAAAAAAGGAGAGGGGGGAGTTTTCACTTAGTGTTTCGGAAACCCTCTCCTTTTTTCCGAGTTATATGGGAGAGGGTGCCCCGGAGGGGCGGGTGAGGGCGTGAATTATTAAATCAGGCATAACCATGAAATCATCCGCCTATCTCGAAGCGCTGATAAAAAAATTGTCCAAGCTACCCGGCATCGGGCCGAAGAGCGCGTCCCGCATAGCGTTCCATATGCTGGGCATGCACCGGGACGATGTGGAGGGGCTGGCGCGGGCGATGGTGGAGCTGAAGCGGAACACCTTCACCTGTTCCCTGTGCGGCGGAATCTCCGACGGCGAGATCTGCGCCATCTGCCTGGACCCGGGGCGCGACACGGGGCTTCTCTGCGTGGTGGAGGACGCGAAGGACGTTCTCACCATTGATGGGACCGGCGAGTACCGGGGCCTCTTCCATGTCCTCCACGGCCTCATATCTCCCCTGGATGGCATCGGGCCGGACGAGCTGAACATCCGCGCCCTTGTTGAAAAATGCCGCGGCGGGACCCTGCGCGAGGTGATACTGGCTCTGAACCCGTCGGTGGAGGGAGACGCCACGTCGCTCTATATCGCGCGCCTCATCAACCCCCTGGGCGTGTCCGTAACGAGAATCGCCCACGGATTACCCGTGGGCGCAGACCTGGAATTTGCCGATACCGCGACTATTATCAAGTCGCTTGAGGGAAGGGTTAAGATGTAGCCCGGACCCTAGTCGACGAGCTTTTTCTCAACGTACTGCGAGATGATGGAGTTTCTCTGCTCGTCGGAGCTCACAAACTGGCAGCCGTACCGCCACTTTGACATGAGCTTTCGCGAAAACATCACCTGGAGCTTGTCTTTTCTCATCTGCGGCCCGATTTTGTACAGGATGTTGATGACCGCCTCGTTCAGGTTGTCCCGTTCGCTTTCGAAAGCCAGCCCGCCGACGGAAATGTTGTTGAACCAGCATTCGTTTGCCGCGGGATTATCGTCATTTTCCACTATGAAGTATGACGGCTGGTAAAAATCAGCCCTTGGAAATATCCTGCTGTTTTTTTGTTTTTTGCTGAATATCATCATGTTCCCCCGTTGAATGATATAGATTATTTCGAGACCGCCACTACACCCTGGACCCGATAGTTCGACACTGCGTTATGGAAAAAGTTTTGTTTTTATCCGTTTTCGCTGCTTTTTAAATCCTGATATTTTGTATAACATATGAGTTTATCACATTGACTTATTTTTGTCAATTTAAGTTTACATTATATACCTGATTTGACCGGATAAAGTGCAATTTTCATTATTTTTTAATCTAAATGACAAACGGATGTTGGGTGATTTCGTCCTCCGGGATTGCTTCGTTATCCCGATGGAATCGTGACTCTCCGCAATGACAGGCTTGATGATTATCGGCAATTCAAGATATCTTCCAGTATGCCGGAAAAGGTTTTCCGGGGAATGATTATTTCTTCTTTTTCTTTTTTCCCTCGATCTGGATTTCGATGGGTATCCCTTCGAGGCCCAGCTCTTTCTGCATCGATTTTTCAAAGTAGCGGACGATATCCTTCCTGAATTGCTCAGGGTTGTTGACGAAAAGCTTGAAGCGGGGCGGCATCGATTCAGTCTGGGTGGCATAGTATATGCGAATGGTGCTCTGGAGCTGGGGGATGCGTCGCGACGATTGTATCTGCGCCAGGACGCGGTTCAGCCGCGGGGTGTCGATTTTCCGGGAGGCCCTGTCCCGGAGGTCAAGGGCCGTTTCGATGATCCGGTGGAGCCTCTGCTTGTTCTTCGCCGATATGGAAATGATGGGAAAATCGCTTGCCTTGTAGAACTGGAACTTCAGCCGGTCGATGAAAGCGTCGAAGGTCTTATGGTCCTTTTCGATCATGTCCCACTTGTTCACGGCGATGATCACGGGCTTGCGGACCTTCATGATCTCGTCGGATATTTTCTTGTCGGTCTCGGTGAGTCCCGCCACGGCGTCGATGAGGTGGACGACGACATCGCTCCGATCGATCGATTCGATGGTGCGGGTGAGGGAGTAGAAATCGACGGCGTCGGTGATGCGGCTCTTCTTCCTGATGCCGGCGGTGTCTATGACGGTGATCCTCTTCTTGTGGTAGATGAAGTCCTCGTCGATGGAATCCCGGGTGGTGCCGGGTATGTCCGATACCACCGCGCGTGTGTAGCCAATGAGGGAATTCAGGAGCGTGGATTTTCCCGAGTTGGGCCTCCCGACGATGGCGAGCTTCAGGTCCGCTTCGGGGCGCGCAGTCCTTTTCACCGGCAGCAGCCCGAGGACCTTGTCCATGAGCAGGGCCATGTTGAACTGCGTCTTCGCCGAGATCGGCACGATGTCCTGGAACCCCATCTCGTAAAAATTCGTCATGTTCTGTAACAGCTCTGCGCCGTCCATCTTGTTGACCGCGATGATGGCCGGTATCGCCAGCTTGCGGATGATCTCGGCCAGGTCCATGTCAAAGGCCTCCGGCGCCGGGTTTTCCATCAGGAGGATGATGATGGAGGCCTTTTTCAGGTATTCGCGGGCGTTGGACAGGATCGGCTCCGAAAGCTCCGATGAATCCGGCAGGTCGAGGCCGGGCGTATCGGCGAGGGTGAACATGATCGATTGGTAATCGACGGTGTATGACAGAACGTCCCTGGTCAGGCCCGGCACTGCGTCTACGATGGCTTTCTTCTGCCTGATGATGGCGTTGAACAGGGTGGACTTGCCGACGTTCCGCCTGCCGACGATGGCAACGATGGGTATATTACTCATGGCTTCCTGCTTTGGTGTCGCTGGGCAGTATCGTTTCGCCGCCTTTCAAATTCAAGCATTTAACAAATGATATGGGACATAATATTTTGCTTGAATTTTTTACCGCCATGGTGTATGGTCATTGCCGGAGTGTATCAGGCGGCGGCAGGAGGTGTATATGTGGATTGAAGGAAAGGGGGACATCATGATGCCGCTGCCGTGATACCGTAAGCCGGGATCCTTTAAATAAATATGTATGAGGTGGGGAATGGCAGCAAAATCTGTAAGTCTCATCAACTATCTGATCAAGGGCAAAGAGTCGAGAAAAAAGACGCTCCTCAAGGAGCTGAACGCGGTGAACGGGCAGATCGCGAAACTCAAGTATGAAATGAAAATCGCGGCGAAGCGTGAGGCCGCAGCCAAGAAATCGAAGGCGAAAAAAAAGAAATAATCAGCCATGCTTTTTCCGTGAAAAAGCCATACTATTGATATTAAGGAGGGAATGCCCTCCTTTTTTTATCGGGCAATAAAATAATTGATTAAAATCAGGTATTATTCGATAATATGAACAGCAGCGCCAGTGTCAGCGCATGCACCAATTATTGGCAGGGGATCGGTCGTGATCCAGATAAACCAGAGAAAAAACAGGGATTTCCAGGAATTCGAAGATGTCGAGGAAGTCGCCAGCATCCTTAAATCCCAGTTCACCAACCGCAGGCTCTATATCAAATACGCGGTGGATAAAACCGAGATAACCATCAATGAATACAATTCCGATGGCACCATGATGGTGGTTACCGATCCAAACTACAAGAACGAAGGCAACACCATCATAATATACGGCCTGTCCGACAAGTATGTCGAGGTGGATCTCGAGATAATCGAAGAGCGCGGTCCCGGCTATTATCACTGCAAGGTCAAGACCGCGCGACGCGCCCTGCGGGGACGCCGCGACCTGCGATTCAAGGTCGCGCCGGACGACGTGGTGGCCACCAATTTCAGGATTTCGCGACACACCATAGACGTCTCGAGCTTCAATATCCCGACCAGCATCAAGGTCGTCCTCGAGCAGTTCCAGTCCCAGAACTCGAAGATGAGCGATGTGCTCCGCGTGGACGTGTTCAAGCCCGACGACAGGGACCGTCTCCTCGTCCAGATGAAAAAGAGCGGCAAGACCCTCTGGATCGCGAACACCGCCGAGGCCGATTCATACAATGCGATGAATGACGATTTTATAGACATGCATGACCTGTACGGGGACGACCTCCCCGCGGTCATGAAACGCTATATCGAGAGGGGCTACAAGTCGATCCTGGCGGTTCCCATCATCTACATCACCGAGTCGTCGTCATCGGTGCCCTTCGCCTACATCCAGCTCATATCGAAGAGCAAGAATTTCTCCATCGATGACGTTCTCTCGGTGAAAGATCATTCGTTCAAGCTGATCGACAGGATCAGGGACGCCAATACGCACCTCATCCCGATGCACCAGCGGGTGGTGGACATCAGCCGCGGCGGAGCGAAGCTCAGGATCACGGACAAAAATCTGCAGAAATACATCATGCGATCCAAGGGATTCATATTCGACCTGGTGTTCAAGCTCCAGGCCCCCATCACGATATTCGGCGAGGTCAAGGTTTCCTACACGGACGACGATGATAACCTGATGGTCGGTGTCGACTTCGAGGGGAACTCGTCCCGCAAGGACGAGATGAAGCGGTACTACTCGATCCTCAAGCCGATGGAGACCGATTACAAGGCGAAGCTCCTGAAGTCGATGAAAAACCGTAAAAAGGAGACGCCCTCTCCGCCGCCCGAACAGTAGGGCGCCTTCATTTGTTTTCCCTTAATTCCTTCGCGATTTCCGCATCTGATTTTCTCGCATAATAGGGCACGACCCTGTTGTAATCGCCGTAGCCGGCGGGACTCTTCAGGTATGTTTCACGGACCAGGCCGCAGATGACGGTCCCGGACGGCTTGAAATTATCCAGGAATACTCCATGCTCCAGGGTGGCGGCGGCCTGCCTGTATTTTTCAACGCCGTTGCCGATGAGATAGGTCTTCCGCGACCGGTCCGCGCCGTCCAGCAGTCGTTCCATCGGGTAATCCCCTGGCGCTATGACCTCCCG harbors:
- a CDS encoding YbaB/EbfC family nucleoid-associated protein, which translates into the protein MLKGLGDIGNLMKLQKEFKTIQKKIMGATREGQGANGKVKAVVNGEYKLLTLSIDPEYMKSASPRELEKALLAAVNDAVDEVKGYSAAEMEKLTGGLNIPGLGGLGSLFK
- the dnaX gene encoding DNA polymerase III subunit gamma/tau — translated: MSYQVTARKWRPQSFDEVVFQDHVSKTLKNSIEKGRVSHAYLFSGPRGVGKTTMARILAKALNCETGPTPNPCDKCDNCREIRKSTSFDVIEIDGASNNSVDDIRELRENVNFAPVKSTYKVYIIDEVHMLSTAAFNALLKTLEEPPPHVVFVFATTEIHKIPDTILSRCQKYFFKKIPVDPIVAHLSTIVQREGYRISETALYPIARAAEGSMRDAQSLLDQVISFSDLRRGGDAEIGEEDALSILGIVPMESYAALLGAVGDTDAAAVMAEVHRVALLGVDIPRYVGGLVDMLRTIRLMRNGVSLHELLGLSEEEIAMARALSARFYDEELSMMFRIAADLQGELKFSNNERINLEMSLLDMVAVKKAPSLSSIISKLEGTAQQAAAQPARVEPAPAQKKARAAETPQAQRKSGDAPTPAPAAQPGPAPSPGSVFRHWESFLDGIKDSKQYLHCVLAPSSVSVEGDTLYISFPGGADNTYYSRILEQKNLDLIKKEMSGLYGRPLKVVVGSGSGAGRGEATAPKKSGSPQSGARRGGAVAEESAPIPPPEAEMVKNPGAQEFVPEDKTVEKIKNAFHGQIIDKGDK
- the der gene encoding ribosome biogenesis GTPase Der, which gives rise to MSNIPIVAIVGRRNVGKSTLFNAIIRQKKAIVDAVPGLTRDVLSYTVDYQSIMFTLADTPGLDLPDSSELSEPILSNAREYLKKASIIILLMENPAPEAFDMDLAEIIRKLAIPAIIAVNKMDGAELLQNMTNFYEMGFQDIVPISAKTQFNMALLMDKVLGLLPVKRTARPEADLKLAIVGRPNSGKSTLLNSLIGYTRAVVSDIPGTTRDSIDEDFIYHKKRITVIDTAGIRKKSRITDAVDFYSLTRTIESIDRSDVVVHLIDAVAGLTETDKKISDEIMKVRKPVIIAVNKWDMIEKDHKTFDAFIDRLKFQFYKASDFPIISISAKNKQRLHRIIETALDLRDRASRKIDTPRLNRVLAQIQSSRRIPQLQSTIRIYYATQTESMPPRFKLFVNNPEQFRKDIVRYFEKSMQKELGLEGIPIEIQIEGKKKKKK
- a CDS encoding STAS domain-containing protein; this encodes MISNIIHIVNQQAGDVHYDNFIVRVMAADMLDMDNAGDMRVFLLTLVKGGVKKIVIDMTGLDFIDSSGIGVLIDAAKHLRQRGGDIVILSMPERVHIIVQPVRLNRFIKFFEREDEVIYFFRHV
- a CDS encoding adenylate kinase produces the protein MRIILLGAPGAGKGTISELLTARYGIRQISTGDMLRSAVKAGSELGTTAEGYMKRGELVPDSLILDIMEKRLQEDDCRAGFILDGFPRTIGQADSLKKMLERLGMKMDAIVNLEVPEDVIVRRLTSRRTCSNRDCQAIYNIHTKPSKKEGICDKCGSPTVQRDDETEEAIKQRLATYGEKTAPLIEYYRHDPAFISAPSITPEPAMEAIRARLGR
- a CDS encoding nucleoside-diphosphate kinase, encoding MATEQTLVLIKPDGLIKSLTGNILSRLSETKLIIIGSKVVQVTEALAKEHYKHLSDKPFFHELVEYIMGDVHNTHRVMALVYQGDGAISKVREIVGDTNPEKANPVSIRGAYGRITTTGVFENVVHASSSTEDAEHEIKLWFKPSEIVGSIYPVKDVVLEKVADKVWA
- the recR gene encoding recombination protein RecR; protein product: MKSSAYLEALIKKLSKLPGIGPKSASRIAFHMLGMHRDDVEGLARAMVELKRNTFTCSLCGGISDGEICAICLDPGRDTGLLCVVEDAKDVLTIDGTGEYRGLFHVLHGLISPLDGIGPDELNIRALVEKCRGGTLREVILALNPSVEGDATSLYIARLINPLGVSVTRIAHGLPVGADLEFADTATIIKSLEGRVKM
- a CDS encoding PAS domain-containing protein; this translates as MSDRDKTKEELIEDLQRLRAMIAGSRKPGPHPEGIGMIGYGDEEEWQVMMDMLGDFLFVVDIRGSIIKTNPVTIRRLGYSMEELLSMNVFDLYPPDRKAEAEESYSQIIMGERYLCDIPFRSKAGANISVETKVMPGKLCGTDVIFSVSRDVSAGKAVEYELRSAFEKMKSILSSVGAYIWSGIIDGGGNFSYIYQSPVLADITGKPVAYFQQGFDAWFDIICDNERERVSSQYRELVAGRVDRGDDTYKIYHADGTIRWVRDIVLARPFGDRQIRLDGVITDVTERRLAIDALVKSEGRLMGILSSMTELVFAFDADMRFIFYHTPDVKKLYRQPVEFIGKRPADVMPPEQDAQFRAAFETARTNGEAEFEYWLAMDGEDRCFSAKLSPIVKDGQFDGVVAVVRDITDDKKLQDALFRSERRYRELFNNIHDGSTWVDMEGRLIDFNQPFEDLLGYEREELYLLTVWDITPPKWHDLEKGAIDTQLRERSYSDPYRKEYIRKDGAIVPVLVRKYLLRDEDGNPEGMWVIVHRVVE
- a CDS encoding PilZ domain-containing protein yields the protein MMIFSKKQKNSRIFPRADFYQPSYFIVENDDNPAANECWFNNISVGGLAFESERDNLNEAVINILYKIGPQMRKDKLQVMFSRKLMSKWRYGCQFVSSDEQRNSIISQYVEKKLVD
- a CDS encoding STAS domain-containing protein, with translation MNIQFDIIKISPVTLDKIDYTTTVFKLTLPQKVDIDNSNDLWIYLKTLVAGGAQKIYIDLRNVGYIDSSGIGVFINTAKLIRKHKGDIVMSNVSDEIKSIFKVIKLEDFIRVCNTDVDAMKSFRFVQ